The genomic stretch gaagaggatgaataGTACTCTTGgggtttctcttcttcttcttctcttcagcAATCTGTGGGTGTGTTTGAGTGTGTTATGAGTGATTGGGTTCATTAATGAACccttatatatgttggacttCGGTCCAACTTGGGTCCGGTCCAACCTGTTAGCatttttagcccgtttggcccaacttcgggccaaacctttaaaattaacgccCGATTTACCATTTCTAatgtttttctaaggttttttacTGTTTCCACTTTTTCTTGCGCGGAACCGGCCAGACTTAAACCGATTTAACCAGTTCAACTGCCGGTTCGTAGTTTTTCACGGTTTTTCGcagaaaacacattttctgactcagaaagacctactgagtccaaaaatgATGTTTAAAACCTCAAATTCTCACTCTAACATTTTGGAATCAAATTAGGGCAATACAATCACTTAATTAAACGGTTAATTAAGCTCGGTTCTTACATTTTTCCCACCAAATAAGAAATTTTACCCCCAAAATTTGAATTACCTGAGAAAAGTTTGGGATAATCCTTTCACATCTCGGATTCCAATTCACAAGTATGTTCTTCAACTCCTGCCCTCTTCCAAGCAAACTTAACCAATGGAACTTTCTTTCCTTGCAGCTTCTTCACACTGGCATCGTCAATCCTCATCGGTGTCACTTGGAAAGTCAAGCTCTCTCTCAACTCGACCAATTCAGGCTCCAATACATGAGCCGCATCCGATGTGTACTTACGGAGTTGTGACACGTGGAATACGTCATGTTGGTTAGATAGATGAGGTGGCAAGGCAACTTGACATGCCACCGGCCTGAATCGCCTTAGGATCTCAAATGGTCCTATATACCTCGGATTCAACTTCTTGGTCTTGATTGCTCTTCTAATCCCAGTTGTCGGTGTAACCCGCAGAAATATATGTTCTCCTACTTCAAACTCTAATGGTTTCCTTCTCTGGTCCACATAACTCTTCTGTCGATTCTGAGCAGTTAACATTCTCGCACGAATCTTCTTAATGTTCTTATTTATATACAACCTTGCTAACTCCTCCATAGAGCAGTTCACTCGGATAGGCAGGAAATGAGCAGATTTGGTTAAGCGATCCACAATCACCTAAATCGCATCAAATCCCGACCTAATCCTCGGTAAATCGGTCATAAAATCCATTAAGATTCCTTCCCCCTTCCACTGAGGAATTTCAAGTGGTTGAAGCATCCCCGATGTAAGAATCAGagtttttatgaataaaatcaTTTAAATGCCCAAATTAGATTCTAGAAAGTTAGGATGAGAATTTGGGGATTTACatatgatttttggactcagtaggTCCTTCCgagtaaaaaaatatgttttctgCAAAAAATCGTGAAAAACTGCGAACCGACAGTCGAACCGAttgaaccggttcaagtctgCTCGATGCTGCGTGAGAAGCAGTGAAAACCGCCGAGCTCGTCCTTTCTATCTAAGCTTTATGGTAAGTCTCTCAATTTTCCCTACCCAATTTTTGTGCCCTTGTGCATTTTGAGTGTTATAGTTTGGTTTTGAGAGAAATCTTGTGTCTTGGGTGCTTTAGGTACACTCTAGCACTTGATTGTTGGTGGTTTTGGCTTTCAAAACTGTTGGGCAAGGTAAGAGCTCTTGAAATCCTTGTGAGATTATGTTTATGTTGAGTCCTAGTTTGATTAGTGATGTTTGGTGTGTATATAGCTTGTTTGTTGTGAGTTTGGAAGCTTGCTTGTGATTGGAAGCTCAACTTGTGCTCTTTGGAGTGTTTGGTTCATAAAGGGAATCAGCCAAGATATAGTTTcggtttcctctatgtagtatataatatctATGGACACATAGGTTAGTGCCCCATAGGATAGGTTTGGATTTCAGTGGTTGTTGAGTTGTTGGATGATGGTATGTGATGATttatgatgaattgatgattgtTGAGTGTGATTACATTTGATTGATAAGGATATGTTAAGGATGAATGATTTGTGAAGTTGAGAAATGAATTGATTTAATATATGTATGATATTGATGTTGATTGATTAGTAATGTAGTTGGAAAGATGTTGATGAGGTTTGATTATATGTGATATATGGATGTTGAAATTGAGGATAAGGAtaagtgaaaaaaaatgtgGTAAGCTTGGTACAATATGACATAGAAGGTtgattgtgatgagaattgaagTTTGGAATGGTTTGGTTGTGTTTTATGAGAGATTGTGGGAATTTTGGTTTTGGGTAAAATTTGGTTTTTGATGAATTTTGcatgatcataacttttgcctcgGTTTTCAAAATCTGATGAAACTTGtctaaaattaaagatattGGAAAACcctttaaattgatataaagtttgcaaaattaaaaattttgtagggggagttatgatcattcaaagttggtgttgaaaacttgaaattctgcaaagttACAGAATTCTGAGTTTTCTGGTATGTGCGCATGCATACTTTGCTTAAATTGTGACCTATGCGCacgcacagacctgtgcgtCCGCAGACACAGAGGCAGGCAATCTGCTTGCAGCACTGGCACAgcttgtgcgtgcgcacaccaATGGAAAATTACAACTTGTGCATGCGCACagacctgtgcgcacgcacacgttgggGAGGCCAGTCTGTTGGTGGCACTAGCACGGGTTGTGCGAGTGAACAAACTTTGTAAACTTTGacacctgtgcatacgcacacccctgtgcatacgcacacttcCAAAATCCTCctgggcgtgcgcacgcacacccctatGCGGACCCACATGTCCTGtttcacaaaattaaaatcggttttcaactatttcaccctcccaacaaggttgtaagcttctataacaccattttaaTACTTTTGGGGCTTATTTTGTGTATCAGAATAAGTAAAGGTTCTAGGAAGTTTAATTTGGGTTTTACGTTAGAAAGTTAGTAAATGGAGGTGTAGATTTCTGTTCTACTGAGGATGTGTTTAGTAGAGTGATAAAGGCGGATGGTACTGGGATTGAGGAATAGATGGACTATGAGTCCGGAATGGGATTGCTTAAGATTAGCTTGAGAAATATGAATGTTTAAGGGTGTTGATGGGAGAGATGATGGTTATGATGAGTTGAGGACTCCTAGAATAAAACGAGGATTGGGATAAGAAATGGTGATGACCGGTGATGACCGGTGATGGTTTAAGGTGGATTAACTTGTTGGATGTGAAAAGTGTGctaggcactatatccttggaatgATAGTATGCCAGGAACTATATCCTTGGAATGATTTTTGATGAGTCCTATGTTGTTGTTATTTTCCTTCTCTGCCGCAAgagtgtgccaggcactatatcctcaGATTGAGCATGCAAGTGGGCCAGGCACTATACCCTCGAAACGATAGTGTGTCAGGAACTATATCCTAGCAATAAAAGCGTGCCAAGcagtggcgatgggatcgcacggAGGGTAAGTTGGAGAGGACTGTGGGGTACAATGGTGTTTGACTAGATTAGAAATCCCCTAAGATAGATTACCCTTTTATGGTACTATGGTTTAGTTATGTTAAGATTTATATAATTATGCTTATTTGGTTTAGAATGCTTGAAGTTTGAATccttgtgatggatatggagtctaggattgcctttggcgtcccggggtcttatattctacatcactgggcactgttaccatattgagaacctccggttctcataccatattttcTGTggtgtttttcagatacaggtcgcaacccacctcggtgagttgtcTGGTTGGTGACAGCAGTGGAGGATCTGGATATTCCTTTTGAGTCTTTGGATTTATTTTGAATATGTCTCTCACTCTTGTATTTTGTTTTCCCTAGAGGCTTGTAattgagagaacaaaacttgtataagctgtttttaTTGTCTGGTCTCCTGTAtatggctagccggcttaaactccacGAGCCGTGCCTAGTTTCTCATGATATTACACTATAATactattattttgtttatattaaCATATGTTCCTTGTGCTTTAAGTTAGACGATTCGTTAGTTCGTTTTGCGCTTTCCAAAACCCTGTATTTTTAGCTATACCTTTCATGAGGCTTCTAGATAATATTATTTCTTCTATCTATTATATGTATGAGtttagaactgtcgtaatcCTTGGTTAATCTTTGCTTTACGAcgcgaggtaaggcttaggctaATTGGGGTGTTACACTCGACGGTCTCTGATGCTCTATCTTCACCTTCTGACACGTCAGGCACTTTGAGACATGTTCTGCCACGTCCTTCTTCATACCAAGCTCCCAGAACATAGCCTTCAGATCATgatacatcttagtacttccaaGATGGATAGAAAATCCGCTCTTGTGCGCTTCTCTCAATATATCTTGCCGCAATATCCCCACATCCGGCCTAAtaatcctacccttgaatctccacaATCCATCTTGATCCCTTGACACCCTCCATTGCTTCCCTTGTTCGATAGCTGGCAACACTTTTGGTAGCAcgtcatcattttgatgagcctttaagAGTTCAGatttaaagtcacttgagatatGTAACTGATTCAGGCAAGCTCTTCCAGCAACTTCACCAATATCCAACTTAAGATCCATAAACTTTTCCACTAGCTCCTCTTTCTTGATTCTCATCCAAGCTATTGTCAAGGACTTCCGACTCAAAGCGTCTGCTACCACATTCGCCTTCCGGGATGATAACTCAGTTCAAAGTCATAATCCTTTagcaattccatccacctcctctgatGCATATTTAGCTCCTTCTGATCAATGATGTACTTGAGACTCTTATGATCAGAAAAGACGCTAAACCTTACTCTGTACAAGTGGTGTCTCCAAATCTTCAATACAAACACAATCGGTGCTAATTCCAAATCATGAGTTGGGTAATTCACCTCATGCGGTCTCAGTTGACATGATGCGTAAGCCACCACATTCTGGTGTTGCATCAACACACAACCCAAACCCATCAGGGAAGCGTCACATTACACTTCAAACAGTTCATGTGGCTCCGGCAAGATTAAAACAGGTGCGAAAGTTAGCTTCTGCTTCAAAGTCTGAAAACTCTCTTCACACTCCGACATCCAAACAAAAGGCGCTTCTTTTCTTGTCAACTTGGTCATCGGTAGTGCAATCCGGGAGAATCCTTCAGTGAATCTTCGGTAATATCCGGCTAagcccaaaaagcttctgactTCTGTCACAGTTGTCGGTCTTTCCCATTCTATCACCGCTTCTACCTTAGAGGGGTCTACCGCTAtgcctcccttgctcaccacgTGACCTAGGAATTTCACTTCCTCCTTCTAGAACTCACACTTCAACAACTTACCATAAAACTTTCACTCCTTTAGGATTTGTAGTACAATCCTCAAATGCTCCTCATGTTCCTTTGCCATCTTGGAGTAAACCAAGATGTCATCTATGAAAACCACCACGAACTTATCCAAAAAAGGACGAAAGACTCTGTTCATATAATCCATGAAAACAGCAGGTGCATTTGTCAACCCAAAGAACATTACCACAAACTCGTAGTGTCCATAGCGCGTCCTAAACGCAGTCTTAGGAATATCATCCTCCTTCACCCTTATCTGATGGTAAGCGGATCtcaaatcaatcttggaaaaTACCCCAGCTCTTTGCAGTTGATCCATCAAGTCATCTATCCTTGGTAGCGGGTACTTATTTTTCACCGTCACCTTATTCAACTGGCGGTAATCCACACACAGTCGTAttcctccatccttcttcttcaccaataaaACTGGCACTCCCCACAGTGATACACTCGGTCAAATGAACCTTTTGTTCAGAAGCTCCTCCAACTGAGTCTTTAACTTGGCCAGCTCTTTTGGAGCCATTCTATATGGTGCAATCGATACTGGTCTGGCTCCCGACACCAATTCAATCGCAAACTCAATCTCCCTTTGAGTTGGAAACTCAAGAATATCCTCCTGGAACACTTCCGGAAAATCTCTAACTATCGGAATATGATCTAAGTGTTGGGTATCGCCTGAAGCATTTGCAGCTAACAAGATGTAACCCTGACACTCTTTCCCACTACAACGCACCACTACAGAGTTCAAGTAGTATCACGCAGCTACCACTGCTCCATTCTCTCCTTCTGGCATAAACCGAATTGTCCATTCAAAGCAATCCAACAAAACTCGATTCTTCGACAACCAATCAAACCCAAAAATCATCTCCAACCCAACCATAGGTAAACATATCAAATCATGCACAAAATCTCTACCCTCAAGCTTGAAGCCTACTTGTCTACAACCTGACCTAGTCATAACTGTCTGATGCAGAGTATGTATATACAGATCAAAAGGTAACTCTGACACTTTCAAGCCTAATTCCTTAACTTTAGCAAACGAGATAAATGAATGCGATGCTCGCGTATCATATAATGCAATTAAAGTCTTATCACCAAATAAACAAATACCTCTCATCAACGGATCTGCCTTGGAAGCATCCTTGGCATTCACAGCAAAAGCTCGCCCCTGGTGCTG from Arachis stenosperma cultivar V10309 chromosome 9, arast.V10309.gnm1.PFL2, whole genome shotgun sequence encodes the following:
- the LOC130949525 gene encoding uncharacterized protein LOC130949525, translated to MEELARLYINKNIKKIRARMLTAQNRQKSYVDQRRKPLEFEVGEHIFLRVTPTTGIRRAIKTKKLNPRYIGPFEILRRFRPVACQVALPPHLSNQHDVFHVSQLRKYTSDAAHVLEPELVELRESLTFQVTPMRIDDASVKKLQGKKVPLVKFAWKRAGVEEHTCELESEM